The Anastrepha ludens isolate Willacy chromosome 2, idAnaLude1.1, whole genome shotgun sequence DNA window agctgcatgagaactatcgatatcgggaactatggtttgacaactGAAAACGAGAAACTGTGTTTATATTTCTGTGGACTAAGGTTTCGAAAGTAATCATGAAAGGCCAGAACAACGCCACAAACACGCtttgaaattatggaaatttactttgtaaaaataaatgtgttcGCAACAGGTCATAGAGCACTGGTTCCAACAACGTTTGGGTCCAAAAAGATGACCCAACTTGCCAGACGCCTAACAATCGAGTTATTGCAATATTAAAGCCGCCATGGCACCATATGgtcagatttattgaaaaaagcagTCAAAAATTAGACTGACCGAATGAACCATGTAGCTCGTAGACGTGGCGGACATATGCCGAAtatcatattgaaaaaattaatgccatgaaattataataaacaaaaaataatttcaataatatttctgttttgttaaatcattttaagttcAGAAGTTCGGAAGAAAGTAATACAATTgcataaaaaccaaattaacGGTTTAGAATTTAGCCAGGTTTGCCTTATTTATGCATACGATTGACAACTTCTGTTTTCACTCCTAAACGGATTGTTGTTATGTAATAGTTTGTATGCCCATTTGCCGAGATACTTTATAAAAACACCgtagtggaaaatatttttttgttgagatatttaatgtttttgtttagtaattGCACTGAAAATCAATGACTTTGattttttgtgatatttaatttttttgtttaggaaTTGCACTGAAAATCAGGGGATTTGCAGACACACGTTGGGAGGAGACAACGAGTAGAACAACAACCGATAACAATGGACGTTCATCAACAAAAACGGATACTGTCTATTATAGGGGTCATGAAGAGTATATCAAATCCAAAACTTTCCTGCTTGGATCAGATGAGAGtgagtgaacatttttttagaattataaattttaattgaattaaagttttgatataaaaaatttgaaatttagtctacatgaaaaaataaaaatgtttccctttCCAGATCAATCATCACTAATTGAACCCGGCACACACACCTACACTTTCGCCTGTCACCTACCCAATACTTGCCCTTCATCTTTCGAAGGCATTTACGGACACATAAGATACTTGGTAAAGGTGGAACTTATACGACCATGGAAATACAATCAAACATTTACAAAGGGTTTTACGGTATTGAAAGTGATGGACTTAAATTATGATAGTCCTCTGTTGCGGGTGAGTGATCAGATCACATGAGTTTATCCTAAGAACTCACATTTCATGAGAGGTACAAAACACACCTACTGACGCATACATCATACAAGACTGTATCTAAAAAATGTTGCTTGATATGAATGGAAAACCTCATTAGAGTCCCATACACAACTGAGTAATTTTAGAGAAGTTCCTTTACCAGTCCTTTCACCCGTGGGGACTTACAGCTGCGGCAGAGGATGCTCTGATTCAGCCCCATCCGGACTGCGTGTGTACTGAGCCCATTTACCTGAAAAAATTTGTGCTTAATTGAGGTGTATACTTTCTGCTTATTCCAATGAATAATTAAAGATCGATTGGCGCAGTACAAAGAATGCAAAATCCTGCAAATACCACATGAATAAGGGTCCGTTTAATtcgattattaaaaatttagtcagTGTTGAAACATCTGACCAAAAAGAAACTCAGATACATAATAACCTCTACCAGCTCTGAAATATCAAGGGAAGAGTCGTTCTCCGTTAGCTGAGCAATCATTACGCTAGCAACTCTAACACCCATTGACAAGGTAACAGTATACTGACTAGTTGACCTTTGAGGTAATCCCTGTTCTTCTTCACATTGCGAGATATCACTTATAACCACATATAACCTTTATTTCTAATTGGCTGTCCGAAGGGACATCAACACCAATCTCAGATAGTTTCGAAGCGACACAAATTTTGCAACTCTCCCAGATGGCAGAGTCTTCCTCTGAAAAATACTCGCTAAGTCTGGAATCGTATCGACATCGCATTATAAAACGTCACTAAATAGATTCTTGCATCTAGGCTTCATTTATCTTTCCATGAAGATAGGGAATCCGAAGCATTCCATACAAacaaataacatattttttcatctctcACGGGGAAACAAAGTCTTAAAGAGGTTTCCAGAACGAAACTTTGGGTAGacgtaatttaatttattacaaatttcttGGTCGTCAAAGGGGTGCAGCATACACCAATGTCCAAATGCCAACTATTTCCAAAGTTGCAGTCTTCGGGGATCCTCAGCGgaacaaaatttataacaaaagttACCTCTATTTGATGTTAAGTAGATTAGTTATTGAGACTAGGTAAGCATTTCAACCGGAAAGTCCATTGTGCCCTCTTCGACTTATAATACTTCATCCAAATCCAATTCTGTTCTCAAATCTAAGAGAGTATTTGGTTGTAGTGGAAGTATATGTATCTATTTCCACTCGGCCCAATTTAGCCGAGATGTTTTCTCTCTTTCTCGAGATGGCATCATGAAACAGGTCCTGTGATGTCTCCAAAATCGATAAGAATGATTTCACTATATCCTGAACTTATGCAAAAAACTTCGTTTAGTTAATGTCTCATGAGCCTGATTGTTAgctttctcattttattttttgggagGTAGTTAAAGGCGTTCAAGCCTTTTGAAATTGTCCCCAACCAAAAAGGGCTTTGCCTGACTTAGACTCCGAGTGCGAAGACAGTATAGGCTTTTCTCTTTGCTGCTGAATTCCTCCGTGATTGTATGTTGTCCCACCGCCAGAAGGGGCTCAGAGGGTATCCGTGTAGTAACTGCAATCTCTGTAGCTTTCTCATCATCTTCCACCGTACCGCTAAAAGTTGTCGTCAAAGTCATAGCGTAAATGAATAAGATTTCTTTTCATATGTAAACTAGTGCTACTTTTATATCCACGTGACTCAAAAATGTATTCTACCACTCTTATTCTCACATCGCTAAGGTTCCTTCTCAATCCGAAGCTCAGAAAGTCTTCTGCTGTGGGCCTTGTAAAACTCAACCACTCGATATTCACGTTTCACTACCACAAGGCGGCTATGTGCCCGGCCAAACGATACCAGTTGGTGTGCTCATATCAAACGAAACTAATATAAGGATCGAAGAGGCGAAAGTGGAACTGGTAATGCTCATCTGCTATTACAGTCAAACACCGCACACAGCCACCAAGAACGAACGAATCGTTCTGACAAAAATAAAAGGTGAAGGTGTGCCAGTCCATTGTAAGAAGCAATTCGACTATGCGCTCATTGTACCGGCAACACCGCCAACCTGCTTCAACCTGTGTCGCTTACTACAGATTGCCTATCAAGTGCAGATGGAGATAAAAGTAAAAGGCTGGCATGCAAATCAGGTCATTTGCGTACCAGTAACAGTGAGTAATGTGCCGCTGATGAGCGTCATACAGAAGCAGCCAACGGCGATTGATAGTTTTCCCACTGGCAGTGCTGGCTACATGCAACGCGCATTGATGAATGGCGGGACAGCCGATGAAGGTGAGGAGGTGGCTGTGGCGAGTGCTGATGATGCTGAAAAGAATACAGTGGGAGCTAGTGGGTTAAAGACGAACGAACTTCAAGCTGTAGTGCAGACTAGCAGCGGTGTAATGGCGAACAGCTCGATAATGCCGCTTACGCCACCCAGTCCGTGGATGACGGATGATATCATACGTAAGTGTTTGGTTAATTGGGTAGCTATCTCAATTTAAATCcgtgttttcttgttttttttttttaattaatttttctaacagcgcCACCCTCTTATGAGATGGCTGCGCATATGAAGTCAGCAAAAATCAATGCGGATGAAGCGCACGATTATGGGGAAGCAGAATTTGCGCCACGCTATCCCGTCTTCAAACTATGTAGCGCCAGCGAGCTAGGTGCCGACGAAGTTGATATTGTCGGAACGACTAACGGTAGCGCGAGTGCCGCTAATGTTACGGCAGACAAAAGCACTTGGCTTTGAACTTGACTAGTTAAAAAAGATGtataaaatttggtaaaaaataaataaaaaccaatgtAAAATATATTACTTCGCTCTTGTCATTTCGTACGACCTTCGTGCGCTTATCATGTCGCTACGTCAGCCCACTCCACGCATGCATTGTGAGCGTAACGGCTGGGGAGGGTCCATTGTGTAATGATAAGGGAAAAACAGTCACAGTCACAGCCAAAATTAGCAGGCATAAAATGTACGtcaattttgtttctaaaattcGCATTTCATTACCACATCGTTCCAGCAAATAGtttcttcgatatgcatttGTCGCTTATCTAAAACCGTTTAATATtcgtgtttctttttgttttgttttttgttttctgataaAAGTTATTCTACAGCTAGAAGATCATATAAGCTTTTGTTTTTCCATGTATGAGTGTTTAAATTTGAATGTCCCCGCACGCAGGCCAACTAAATAAGTGCTCTCAAGTTTTTCTCCATTCAGTTCGGATCGGTCGGTTGTGAAAGCGAAATGGTTGTAACTTGTGATATACAATTCCATCAGAATGAGTTCGGCACTTATTTTTCCGGTCAACTGGTGGATGGATCGGTGGTGTTAAAGGCAGATAAGCCAAAAGACGTGAAAGGTAAAAAGAAATATGAATTAAAAGGAAGGCAATAAAAATACGAGCACGAACTTGGTCGCAgcagaatgaatttttttaagtacaaatATTCTTTATCACTCATTTGGGTTTTAATCTTAGCTATTCAATTTAGTTATTCATTTTAGCAAATTTGTGTTGCCTTTAAGGCATAAAAAGCACGCATACTTTAAATGTTGATAtgcactgcgttaaataactttAGTGCAGAGACTTAttaacaagttttgacaatttatttatttgtagtttaattaaaataattttttttactgaaaatatagctcattctactatattacaaaaattgatTAAATCCAGTTTTCAGACCTtatacgaattaaaaaaaaaaaaattaataaactttcAAAGAAATTTCACATTTTATAATCAGAGTTTTTAGGAaattttcgagtatgcagtttagctcattgaattttggtatgaaGAAGTGCAATTTTAGCTCAAAATCGGgttgatttttgatgttttttctggcggtcttgtgcattttctccatataacgaatgcttgaCTTTTTTTTCATACGCGTTGTGTTAGCGCGCTCCCCTCAAGTGACCTTCTGAAAGCAGGTTAAGCCTGTTTATTTCTATCACATCTCGCCGGGGGACTACCGTCAAGTATTACATCGCGGAGAGGGAAGGCGGTTAGCCGCCGCTGCTGTGTCTCATTTCATCACCTCATGCCATGTCACTTCCTGTCATGTCACCATTTGAAGCAGACATGTCCACTTATGAACCGAATCAGGTAACAATCTCAATGTGACATCTTTAGCCGAAGCTTTAGGTTGGGAATGCATTTATGCGTCCAACGCCCCTCTGTAGCGTTATCGCACCACCCATCGTTGCAGTTTTCTCGTAACGCCGCACGAGTAGAGTAGAGTTTACAGGGTCTGTGCTGCAGAGCCGCATCGTCGGACACCGTTAAGTAGGTGACTCTCCTCTAAAGTATGATACGTGATGTCTTTTGTTCGCCCAAatagctgcagcatacaaaattTGGCTTTTAACAACATTAGCCAGGAGCTGAcggcgattttgttttggtccTCGTACATTTAACATCAGCCTCGACAGCGCTGTCGTAATGGTGGATGCTTTTTTGTTGGCGCACTCGAAGTGTGCATTGAAAAATAGCCTTTTATCTATCATTATTCACAGGCATTTGATTGCGGAAACGGTCGATATATTGAAGTCTCCAATTCCGAAGTGAGCTCTTCTGGCCTTTTCGGCTAGATATAAGGACAGATTTGGTCTTTTCCTGCGCTAATTCTAAGTTGTTTTGCGCTAGCCAGGATATCTAAATGTTTAGCCgtaagaaaaattgtcaaaaatcaatatgATTTTTGTCTACTTAAAACTGGCACCTCATTATTGGCAAAATTCAGTAGACTGTAAAACTGTTATCTTAAATTATTTCCTCAAATTCTGTGTgacattttcatgaaaatttgttaatttttttccaaaatttgctcactgtttgaaacttggatttatatgtcATTAGTAGtagaattatattttcataaaaaaaattgtgcaaatttaatGAGGAGCAGAtcaatagtcaaaacttgccaAGAGGTGCCAGTGCTATAGTTAATATATCTAGCGCACTGTACACTTATAAGTAAGGTGATTGACGTGATAAACCTAgtttaaaatttccatttttataatttttaactcaACTCACTTCAGTCTAATGGTATGGTTACCATCGCAATAGTATCTGAGGTCATATATTACACATAGAAAATTTCTTACCGCCTTGAAGCATCGTATTCAGGCCCAAATAAGTATATTCGGTATCGTGAACAACAATTGGAGCGGTGCCTGTCCAGCTATGGGAAATTTTGTGAATACAAACTTGCATGAATCATCTCGTCCAAGATATGAAGATGCTGTTCTATACGGTGTGCAAGACAAGCCATTTATTGCAGAAAGCATTCGTTGACCGCTTAATTTTACTTAGTGCAACTGACAATTTCATTCAGGTTCTGCGGCGTCCAATGGTATCATACCTTTGTGGACGCTTTTCTAttggtacatatgtatatgtgaaataGTTAGCTTACGCTGATAAACCAGCAATATTGGACCATCTGGAAGCCAATATACGTCGCGTTATCGCTGATATCGCtggtcaatttagaggtatcgcactttaaattgaaataaaacaacgaaaattctaaTTGATTAGGCAAtctttattacttttgtatagacattcatgacatttttttgtaagataatacctttcaaatgttgggcACATCTGCGCCGCAATTCGATCATCCGTAAACATCAATTctgaatgacttgctggagggcTTAGGTCggcatctcgtgaataactttagtaaattTGGcctcaatgcctcaatcgacaTTTTACATAactccacaaataaaattccaaaggagtgacatcacacgatcttggtttCCAATCCACTAATccaagacgagagataaattgttcagcgaaacgacgacgcagtaaatcgaTTGTTTCACGGACCGTATGGCAAATAGCGCAGGCTTGTAATGCGCTGACGATTCCTGCAGCTCATAGGCCTCTCCAAactgttgttttcaatggatataaTGACCGCTCTTGACTGGCAggcttaaattttcatttattattctaAACATTAAAAAGAAAGTACAATTAGTAGGTTTTCGCACAAAAGCCGGGCAGAAAGGCTACAACAAAgatgagcgattccatgtcaagcaatcgaagtttttgttttcaataaaacttaataaatttgagatttattctacaatttttttacaagaaaTCACATtttcgtattcgcctgatatggcttcctgtgacctctacctattcggaaaattgcatttgactatgaaataaaatgtttcgcATACATAAAttccatccaaaaggcttgtaccgacatcctgaaggacattccggtcaattaTCTGATACactcttttgaaaagcttttagatcgcgcaaaacagtgtatcgaggccagaggggactattttgaataaataagctcgaagttatcaaaacaaagctcctgtcgcttttattttagctcagtcttttttactttgaacttcaccttgtattggcaatttttaatcagaatatttagaaacttttaaggtatgcagttttgagGGCCAATAAATTctagaaattgttttttttgtctaCAATCGATGTTGAAcagtttcttccatataaagcatatgttcggaaatttttggtatggaagaaaatgcacctcagtgaaaaataattagaaaaaatcagcacgaattttgagccacttcaaactttcactttattatactaatattGAATGGgttttaaaactgcatacatagattttttctagaaattcagtatacaattttttttttgttttttgaaatttgtgaaattttgtgaattttttaaaaagtttaaagatttATGCAATGTGGcaaattttggtatatatttgtttaaactGAAATATCTGCaggtctattttaatttttatttatttttattaactctgTAGGAAACAAATATgctaaagggtctttcaaaaataGCGCCTAAATGTCAGtaatgaataattcctagacggtacctttttcaTATGTCATCTCGATGAAAATTGCTCGTAGTATCTTTATGTTATAATATCGAAACGTTATTCTTTTTATGCTTTAAGAtacgttaaaaaaattaaagaaataaaatatatgtaatttgtGTCCAATTGTAAACGAAAATGGTCGCTCTTTAAGAACAActtttcgcaaaattcgtgattattatcattatttgtatatattttattattacttttccactactttagaaaaaaaaaaaacgttttttttttaatttttgggaaaaatttttccacatttttgaaaagtactttttaatatattttttttcattaatagctgagaGTATGCTCTATAATCCctgaaataaat harbors:
- the LOC128857650 gene encoding arrestin domain-containing protein 17-like is translated as MVVTCIIEFDNNPFGTYYAGQVITGRVTLNADKPKQVKGIALKIRGFADTRWEETTSRTTTDNNGRSSTKTDTVYYRGHEEYIKSKTFLLGSDENQSSLIEPGTHTYTFACHLPNTCPSSFEGIYGHIRYLVKVELIRPWKYNQTFTKGFTVLKVMDLNYDSPLLRVPSQSEAQKVFCCGPCKTQPLDIHVSLPQGGYVPGQTIPVGVLISNETNIRIEEAKVELVMLICYYSQTPHTATKNERIVLTKIKGEGVPVHCKKQFDYALIVPATPPTCFNLCRLLQIAYQVQMEIKVKGWHANQVICVPVTVSNVPLMSVIQKQPTAIDSFPTGSAGYMQRALMNGGTADEGEEVAVASADDAEKNTVGASGLKTNELQAVVQTSSGVMANSSIMPLTPPSPWMTDDIIPPPSYEMAAHMKSAKINADEAHDYGEAEFAPRYPVFKLCSASELGADEVDIVGTTNGSASAANVTADKSTWL